Proteins encoded within one genomic window of Lactococcus garvieae:
- the nagA gene encoding N-acetylglucosamine-6-phosphate deacetylase, which produces MTYYIKADKFFYPYEVKTGGFLQITDGKFGNWMAEAPADAEILDYSGQSIAPGLVDTHIHGFGGADTNDRKIEGIVQTMSEGLLAAGVTSFFPTAVTASHEELLEIADEIGSNVEKAAGAKIRGLFFEGPYFTEEYKGAQNPKYMRDPSYSELAEYGVAAKGLPIKIGIAPEREGSTAFVKEAVEHGFTIALGHSNATYADAVAAVQAGATMWVHAFNGMRGLNHREPGMVGAVFNLPNTYAELICDGFHVRPEACQILMREKGTDHVVLITDSMRAAGLSDGEYYLGEFPVIVKDGAARLKEGGNLAGSILLLKDAVKNVVDWQIATPAEAVKMASLNAAKSTKIDDVCGQIKEGLEADFIVLDNNLELVATYLDGEKRYQA; this is translated from the coding sequence ATGACTTACTATATTAAAGCAGACAAATTTTTCTATCCTTATGAAGTAAAAACAGGTGGTTTCTTGCAAATCACAGACGGTAAATTTGGTAATTGGATGGCAGAAGCTCCAGCTGACGCTGAGATTCTAGATTATTCTGGTCAATCTATTGCCCCTGGTCTGGTAGATACACACATCCATGGTTTTGGTGGAGCAGATACAAACGACCGTAAGATTGAAGGGATCGTTCAAACAATGAGTGAAGGGCTTCTTGCAGCAGGTGTGACAAGTTTCTTCCCGACTGCTGTAACTGCTAGCCACGAAGAATTATTAGAAATTGCTGATGAGATTGGTTCAAATGTGGAGAAAGCAGCGGGTGCTAAGATTCGTGGACTTTTCTTTGAAGGCCCTTATTTTACAGAAGAATACAAAGGTGCCCAAAATCCTAAGTACATGCGAGACCCATCTTACAGTGAACTCGCTGAATATGGAGTAGCAGCAAAAGGATTGCCAATCAAAATTGGGATTGCTCCTGAACGTGAAGGTTCAACTGCATTTGTAAAAGAAGCTGTGGAGCATGGTTTCACCATCGCACTGGGTCACTCAAACGCCACATATGCTGATGCTGTAGCTGCTGTACAAGCGGGAGCAACAATGTGGGTTCATGCTTTCAACGGTATGCGTGGTCTTAACCATCGCGAACCAGGTATGGTTGGAGCAGTGTTTAACTTGCCAAATACTTATGCAGAACTTATCTGTGACGGCTTCCACGTTCGTCCAGAAGCTTGTCAGATATTAATGCGTGAAAAAGGTACAGATCATGTCGTTCTGATTACTGATTCAATGCGTGCGGCTGGCTTAAGTGATGGTGAATATTATCTTGGTGAATTCCCTGTTATTGTTAAAGACGGTGCTGCACGTTTGAAAGAAGGGGGTAATCTTGCGGGTTCTATCCTTCTCCTTAAAGATGCAGTGAAAAATGTTGTGGATTGGCAAATTGCAACACCAGCAGAAGCTGTAAAAATGGCTTCACTCAATGCGGCTAAATCTACAAAAATTGACGATGTCTGTGGCCAAATCAAAGAAGGTTTAGAGGCAGACTTTATTGTTCTTGATAATAATCTGGAACTTGTTGCAACTTATCTGGATGGAGAAAAACGTTATCAAGCATAA
- a CDS encoding SAM-dependent methyltransferase produces MVFEKTVLNKALASAFDIPIKVTYWDGKTEKYGEGDAKVHIIFNKKFSFNDLASMPTLVLAEAYMHEDIEIEGSIQELIASAYRQAGSFLTNQSGFGKSIRELLGNHSQKQSKEDIHSHYDIGNDFYKKWLDPTMTYSCAYFENEDMTLEQAQIAKVHHILDKLNSQPGGRLLDIGCGWGTMLFTAAQEYGLDTVGVTLSEEQFQYVTTKAQKLGLEDKVKVYLTDYRDLQDGNFDYITSVGMFEHVGKENLEMYFQKVYDYLKPNSRALIHGITGQHRGAGVDPFIEKYIFPGGYIPNIAENVEHIMTAKLQLDDLEPLRRHYQKTLEIWNENYTQIFEEVENEMGRPFARMWALYLQACAASFESGNIDVVQYLLTKGPSGEGLPMTRQYMFKQH; encoded by the coding sequence TTGGTATTTGAAAAAACAGTTTTAAACAAAGCACTTGCATCCGCCTTTGACATACCTATCAAGGTTACATATTGGGATGGTAAAACAGAAAAATACGGGGAAGGCGATGCCAAAGTTCACATCATCTTCAATAAGAAATTTAGCTTTAATGACTTAGCATCAATGCCAACTCTGGTTCTTGCTGAAGCCTACATGCATGAGGATATTGAAATCGAAGGAAGTATACAAGAACTCATCGCTTCCGCTTATCGTCAAGCAGGTAGCTTTTTAACTAATCAATCAGGATTTGGAAAATCAATAAGGGAACTTCTAGGAAATCATTCACAAAAGCAATCCAAAGAAGATATCCATAGTCATTATGATATCGGAAATGATTTTTATAAAAAATGGCTGGATCCAACAATGACTTATTCTTGCGCTTATTTTGAAAATGAAGATATGACCCTTGAGCAAGCACAAATTGCCAAAGTCCATCATATCTTAGACAAACTTAATAGTCAACCTGGCGGTCGCTTACTGGATATCGGTTGTGGTTGGGGAACTATGCTGTTCACAGCTGCACAAGAATATGGTTTAGATACAGTGGGAGTGACACTTTCTGAAGAACAATTTCAATATGTTACTACTAAAGCTCAAAAGCTTGGTCTAGAAGATAAGGTAAAAGTATATCTCACTGACTATCGAGATCTGCAAGATGGCAATTTTGACTATATCACCTCTGTCGGCATGTTTGAACATGTGGGTAAAGAAAATTTGGAAATGTATTTTCAAAAAGTTTATGATTACTTGAAACCAAATTCACGTGCTCTTATTCATGGAATAACAGGGCAACATCGTGGAGCGGGAGTTGACCCCTTTATTGAAAAATATATTTTCCCAGGAGGATATATTCCAAATATTGCTGAAAATGTTGAGCATATAATGACTGCAAAATTGCAATTGGACGATCTTGAACCTCTACGCCGTCATTACCAAAAGACTCTTGAAATTTGGAATGAAAATTATACTCAAATATTTGAAGAAGTTGAAAACGAGATGGGGCGTCCCTTTGCACGGATGTGGGCTCTGTACCTTCAAGCTTGTGCTGCAAGCTTCGAATCAGGAAATATCGATGTCGTTCAATATCTTTTGACCAAGGGGCCCTCAGGCGAAGGATTACCTATGACACGCCAATACATGTTTAAACAACATTAA
- the pfkA gene encoding 6-phosphofructokinase, whose translation MKRIAVLTSGGDAPGMNAAIRAVVRKAISEGIEVYGINHGYAGMVAGDIFPLTSASVGDKVGRGGTFLYSARFPEFAQLEGQLAGIEQLKKHGIEGVVVIGGDGSYHGAMRLTEHGFPAVGLPGTIDNDIVGTDFTIGFDTAVSTVVDAIDKIRDTSSSHHRTFVVEVMGRNAGDIALWAGIAAGADDIAIPEKEFKFESIVRNIKSGYAKGKNHHIIVVAEGVMSGEEFAMKLKAAGDDSDLRVSVLGHIQRGGAPTARDRVLASRMGARAVELLRDGIGGVAVGVRNEKLVESPILGTAEENALFSLTDEGKIVVNNPHKAGLELYRLNADLNNLDIKFD comes from the coding sequence ATGAAACGCATTGCAGTTTTGACTTCTGGTGGTGATGCACCAGGTATGAACGCAGCTATTCGTGCTGTTGTTCGTAAAGCGATTTCTGAAGGTATCGAAGTTTACGGTATCAACCACGGTTATGCAGGTATGGTAGCGGGTGATATTTTCCCACTCACATCAGCGAGCGTTGGTGATAAAGTCGGACGTGGTGGTACATTCTTGTACTCCGCACGTTTCCCAGAATTTGCTCAACTTGAAGGGCAACTTGCTGGTATCGAGCAACTAAAAAAACACGGCATCGAAGGTGTTGTTGTTATTGGTGGTGACGGTTCTTACCATGGTGCTATGCGCTTAACAGAGCATGGCTTCCCGGCAGTAGGTCTCCCAGGTACTATTGACAACGATATCGTTGGTACTGATTTCACAATTGGATTCGATACTGCGGTATCAACAGTCGTTGATGCTATTGATAAAATTCGTGATACGTCATCATCACATCACCGTACTTTTGTTGTTGAAGTTATGGGACGTAACGCTGGGGATATCGCACTTTGGGCTGGTATAGCCGCTGGTGCTGATGATATTGCTATTCCTGAAAAAGAATTCAAGTTTGAAAGCATCGTTCGTAACATCAAATCAGGCTACGCAAAAGGTAAAAATCACCATATTATCGTAGTTGCTGAGGGTGTTATGTCTGGTGAAGAATTCGCTATGAAGCTTAAAGCTGCTGGCGATGATTCTGACCTTCGTGTATCTGTTCTTGGACACATCCAACGTGGTGGTGCTCCAACAGCGCGTGACCGTGTATTAGCATCACGTATGGGCGCTCGCGCAGTTGAATTGCTTCGTGATGGTATCGGTGGGGTAGCCGTTGGTGTCCGTAACGAAAAGCTTGTTGAAAGCCCAATCCTTGGTACTGCAGAAGAAAATGCACTTTTCAGTCTGACAGACGAAGGTAAGATTGTTGTCAATAATCCACATAAAGCTGGATTGGAACTTTATCGTTTAAACGCTGATTTAAACAACCTTGACATCAAATTTGATTAA
- the pyk gene encoding pyruvate kinase, whose amino-acid sequence MNKRVKIVSTLGPAVETRGGKKFGEKGYWGEELDVETSAQTIADLIKEGADVFRFNFSHGDHAEQAARMATVLRAEEIAGRKVGFLLDTKGPEMRTEVYEDGADEYKYVTGDKFRVSTKQGLKSTRENIALNVAGGLDIFDDVEVGQTILIDDGKLGLTVAAKDVEAREFDVVAQNDGAIGKQKGVNIPNTTIPFPALAERDNDDIRFGLSQPNGLNFIAISFVRTAKDVNEVRAILEETGNTHVQLLAKIENQQGIDNLDEIIDTADGIMIARGDMGIEVPFEMVPVFQKEIIRKVNQAGKIVVTATNMLESMTEKPRATRSEISDVFNAVIDGTDATMLSGESANGKYPRESVRTMSTVNKNAQTLLKEYGRLHPENFDKDSVTEVVASAVKNAAESMEVKLIVALTESGATARLISKYRPEADILAITFDEKVERGLMINWGVIPMLMDKPASTDDMFEVAEKAALASGLVESGDNIVIVAGVPVGSGRTNTMRIRTIK is encoded by the coding sequence ATGAACAAACGTGTAAAAATCGTCTCAACACTTGGCCCTGCAGTAGAAACTCGTGGTGGTAAAAAATTCGGAGAAAAAGGATACTGGGGAGAAGAGCTTGATGTTGAAACATCAGCACAAACAATTGCAGATTTGATCAAAGAAGGTGCTGACGTTTTCCGTTTTAACTTCTCTCACGGTGACCACGCTGAGCAAGCTGCACGTATGGCGACTGTACTTCGCGCTGAAGAAATCGCTGGCCGTAAAGTAGGTTTCTTGCTTGATACTAAAGGCCCAGAAATGCGTACAGAAGTATACGAAGATGGTGCAGACGAGTATAAATACGTTACTGGTGACAAATTCCGCGTGTCTACAAAACAAGGTTTGAAATCAACACGTGAAAATATTGCTTTGAACGTTGCTGGTGGTCTTGATATCTTTGACGATGTTGAAGTAGGTCAAACTATCCTTATCGACGATGGTAAATTAGGTCTTACAGTAGCTGCTAAAGATGTTGAAGCACGTGAGTTTGACGTAGTAGCACAAAATGATGGTGCTATCGGTAAACAAAAAGGTGTGAACATTCCTAACACTACAATTCCTTTCCCAGCTCTTGCTGAACGTGATAACGACGATATTCGTTTCGGTCTTTCACAACCAAATGGTTTGAACTTTATCGCTATCTCATTTGTACGTACTGCTAAAGACGTTAATGAAGTACGTGCTATCCTTGAAGAAACTGGTAACACTCACGTACAACTTTTGGCTAAAATCGAAAACCAACAAGGTATTGATAACCTTGATGAAATCATCGATACAGCTGATGGTATCATGATTGCTCGTGGGGACATGGGTATTGAAGTACCATTTGAAATGGTTCCAGTATTCCAAAAAGAAATCATCCGTAAAGTTAACCAAGCAGGTAAAATCGTTGTTACAGCAACAAACATGCTTGAATCTATGACTGAAAAACCACGTGCTACACGTTCAGAAATCTCTGACGTATTTAACGCAGTAATTGATGGTACTGATGCAACAATGCTTTCAGGTGAGTCTGCTAACGGTAAATACCCACGTGAATCAGTTCGTACAATGTCTACAGTTAACAAAAATGCTCAAACATTGTTGAAAGAATACGGACGTCTTCACCCAGAAAACTTTGATAAAGATTCAGTAACAGAAGTTGTTGCTTCAGCAGTTAAAAATGCTGCAGAATCAATGGAAGTTAAACTTATTGTTGCGTTGACTGAGTCAGGTGCAACTGCACGTTTAATCTCTAAATACCGTCCAGAAGCTGATATCTTGGCAATCACATTTGACGAAAAAGTTGAACGTGGCCTTATGATTAACTGGGGTGTTATCCCAATGCTTATGGACAAACCAGCTTCAACAGATGACATGTTCGAAGTAGCTGAAAAAGCTGCCTTGGCTTCAGGTCTTGTTGAATCAGGTGATAACATCGTTATCGTTGCTGGTGTTCCAGTTGGTTCAGGTCGTACAAATACAATGCGTATCCGTACAATCAAATAA
- a CDS encoding toxic anion resistance protein, giving the protein MENPILDELINDDKVVKEAEALSESQKTELVDMHQRASLRAIDALSPEELAKAKELSKQLDENSSQSVIAYGAKAQDKISAFSQSVLDKVQAQDLGEVGGSLTDLMYNLQQANPNELVAENKSVFQKMFGKVKKSIFEVTQKYQKIGAGIDKISAKLNNEQQGLLQDNEMLDKLYDENLNYFKALNVYIAGAEFKVEELEQEIIPAARQEAQGAGDDGALAVQKVSDLEAYKNRLDKRAHDLRLARQLTIQQAPQIRLIQNTNQELAEKIQTSINTAIPLWKNQVAIALTLLKQKDALASQRIVSETTNDLLRKNSEMLKSSTIEAAEENERGLIDVETLKVTQQNLIDTIQETMRIQSDGRQKRQQTEQELVKMEDEIKQKLLELSNKK; this is encoded by the coding sequence ATGGAAAACCCTATTTTAGATGAATTAATTAATGATGACAAGGTTGTGAAAGAAGCGGAAGCACTCTCGGAAAGTCAGAAAACAGAACTGGTCGATATGCACCAGAGAGCTTCTCTCAGGGCGATAGATGCGCTAAGTCCTGAGGAGTTAGCTAAGGCTAAAGAATTATCGAAACAGTTGGATGAAAATAGCTCACAGTCAGTGATTGCATATGGTGCCAAAGCACAAGATAAAATTTCGGCTTTTTCACAGAGTGTTCTGGATAAAGTTCAAGCACAAGATTTAGGTGAAGTGGGCGGCTCTTTGACGGATCTGATGTACAATCTTCAACAAGCCAATCCCAATGAACTTGTGGCTGAAAACAAGAGTGTCTTCCAAAAGATGTTTGGTAAGGTCAAAAAATCAATTTTTGAAGTGACGCAAAAATATCAAAAAATTGGAGCCGGTATCGATAAAATTTCGGCTAAACTCAATAATGAACAGCAAGGCTTGTTACAAGACAATGAAATGTTGGATAAGCTTTATGATGAGAATTTAAACTATTTTAAAGCGCTGAATGTTTACATTGCAGGTGCTGAGTTTAAGGTCGAAGAACTGGAACAAGAGATTATCCCAGCAGCTCGCCAAGAAGCTCAAGGAGCTGGTGATGACGGGGCATTAGCTGTCCAAAAAGTTAGTGATCTTGAGGCCTACAAAAATCGATTGGATAAGCGCGCCCATGATTTACGTTTAGCGCGTCAGTTGACAATTCAACAGGCACCGCAAATTCGTTTAATCCAAAACACGAACCAAGAATTGGCAGAAAAGATTCAAACTTCAATCAATACCGCAATCCCCCTATGGAAAAATCAAGTAGCTATTGCATTGACTTTGCTTAAGCAAAAAGATGCTTTAGCCAGTCAACGTATTGTTTCAGAAACGACAAATGATTTACTTCGTAAAAATTCAGAAATGCTTAAATCATCAACGATTGAAGCAGCAGAGGAAAATGAACGTGGCTTAATTGATGTAGAAACTTTGAAAGTGACACAGCAAAATCTAATTGATACAATTCAAGAAACTATGCGGATTCAATCAGATGGCCGTCAAAAACGTCAACAGACTGAACAAGAATTAGTAAAAATGGAAGACGAAATCAAACAAAAATTATTGGAACTTTCCAACAAAAAATAA
- a CDS encoding SulP family inorganic anion transporter, with protein sequence MFKNYLCIIRSEFKGYNQKKLMQDVMAGITVAAVALPLALAFGVSSGTTAAAGLVTAIIAGITIGSLSGAYYQISGPTGAMAAILISLVSAYGINGIFIATFMAGILLLLAGLLRFGNMISLIPSPVITGFTSGIAIIIASGQIKNFFGIEHFKGTFFELLQSIFALNIDYTSTLIGILTILLMVFYPKSWGQKMPASLLAILISTFAVILLNFNIPVVGKIPTTLLPAERLHLSAINYENIKALIIPAFSIAVLGMIESLLCGASAGRAVNHPIDNNQELVAQGVGNLILPFFGGIPATAAIARTSVAIKSGAQTRITSTIHALILLLSMFLFAPFMMHIPLSALAGVLIMTGVRMNEWEAIRFLFQNKLKGGMIEFFVTMIITVAFDLSTAILVGIGIGFILFIIKISQIEISISRIEPHRINQLHQEIFDEWTVIYISGPLFFLTSNKLKQIIDALPADTNIAFSLRGVPMIDVTSLKLLIDTHEDFISHNRKVVFSSMSNKLIESFRRVGITDLPEGSTFYPSINEFLLDLTAKNKIPE encoded by the coding sequence ATGTTTAAAAATTATTTATGTATTATCCGTTCAGAATTTAAAGGATACAATCAGAAAAAGCTCATGCAAGATGTAATGGCAGGGATTACTGTTGCTGCGGTTGCTCTGCCACTGGCACTTGCTTTTGGGGTATCCAGTGGGACTACTGCAGCTGCTGGACTTGTAACAGCAATTATCGCTGGTATCACTATTGGTTCTTTATCTGGAGCCTACTATCAAATTTCTGGTCCTACGGGTGCTATGGCTGCCATTTTAATTTCACTCGTTAGTGCATATGGTATCAATGGCATCTTCATTGCAACATTCATGGCAGGAATTCTCCTGCTCCTTGCTGGACTTCTTCGCTTTGGCAACATGATTTCCTTAATTCCTTCGCCAGTTATCACTGGGTTCACTTCAGGAATTGCTATAATTATCGCAAGTGGGCAAATTAAAAACTTTTTTGGAATCGAACATTTTAAAGGAACTTTTTTTGAACTCCTGCAATCTATTTTTGCTTTAAATATTGATTATACTTCAACTCTGATTGGTATTTTAACTATATTGCTCATGGTTTTTTATCCGAAATCATGGGGACAAAAAATGCCAGCTTCTTTGTTAGCAATACTTATCTCAACTTTTGCTGTTATATTACTGAACTTTAATATACCGGTTGTTGGAAAAATCCCCACCACGCTTCTCCCAGCAGAGCGCCTTCATTTATCAGCAATAAATTATGAAAATATCAAAGCCTTAATTATACCAGCCTTTAGTATTGCAGTCCTTGGGATGATCGAAAGTTTACTCTGCGGTGCATCTGCCGGTAGAGCCGTAAATCATCCAATAGATAATAATCAAGAACTTGTTGCGCAGGGAGTCGGGAACCTAATATTGCCCTTTTTTGGCGGAATTCCCGCAACAGCTGCTATAGCAAGAACAAGTGTAGCGATAAAGTCTGGAGCACAAACCCGGATTACGAGTACTATTCACGCGCTTATCTTACTTTTATCAATGTTTTTATTTGCTCCCTTTATGATGCATATCCCCCTCAGTGCCCTTGCTGGCGTTCTCATCATGACTGGGGTTCGGATGAATGAGTGGGAAGCCATCCGCTTTTTATTTCAAAACAAGTTAAAAGGGGGGATGATTGAATTTTTTGTAACAATGATTATTACCGTCGCTTTTGACTTGAGCACTGCCATATTAGTAGGAATTGGTATTGGATTTATACTTTTTATTATTAAAATTTCTCAAATTGAGATAAGTATTTCTCGGATTGAGCCACATCGTATTAATCAACTGCATCAAGAAATATTTGACGAATGGACCGTCATTTATATTTCTGGTCCCCTATTCTTTTTGACCAGCAATAAGTTGAAACAAATAATTGATGCATTGCCCGCTGATACTAATATCGCCTTCTCTTTAAGGGGGGTACCCATGATTGATGTTACTTCTCTTAAGTTATTAATTGATACGCATGAAGATTTTATTAGTCACAACAGAAAAGTCGTTTTTTCTTCAATGAGTAACAAGTTAATTGAATCGTTTAGAAGAGTCGGTATTACGGATCTCCCAGAAGGTTCAACCTTTTATCCGAGTATTAATGAGTTTCTGTTAGACTTAACAGCAAAAAATAAAATCCCAGAATAA
- a CDS encoding L-lactate dehydrogenase — MTKQHKKVILVGDGAVGSSYAFSLVNQGIAQELGIVDIFKDKTQGDAEDLSHALAFTSPKKIYSADYSDAHDADLVVLTSGAPQKPGETRLDLVEKNLRITKQVVTEIVASGFDGIFLVAANPVDILTYATWKFSGFPKERVIGSGTSLDSARFRQALAEKLDIDARSVHAYIMGEHGDSEFAVWSHANVAGVNLEEFLKDSRGVKEEELVELFESVRDAAYSIIEKKGATFYGIAVALARITKAILDNENAVLPLSTFQEGQYEGVEGLYIGQPAIVGDKGIVRPVNIPLNDAELQKMQASAKQLKAILDEAFAKEEFASAAKN, encoded by the coding sequence ATGACTAAACAACATAAAAAAGTTATCCTCGTTGGTGATGGTGCCGTAGGTTCAAGCTATGCTTTCTCACTTGTAAACCAAGGTATCGCACAAGAATTAGGTATCGTAGATATTTTCAAAGATAAAACACAAGGTGATGCAGAAGACCTTTCACACGCTCTTGCTTTCACATCTCCTAAGAAAATCTATTCAGCAGATTATTCTGATGCTCATGATGCTGATTTGGTTGTCTTAACTTCAGGTGCTCCACAAAAACCAGGTGAAACTCGTTTGGACCTTGTTGAGAAGAACTTGCGTATCACTAAACAAGTTGTTACTGAAATCGTAGCATCAGGCTTCGATGGAATCTTCCTCGTTGCTGCTAACCCAGTTGATATCTTGACTTATGCTACATGGAAATTCTCAGGCTTCCCTAAAGAACGTGTTATCGGTTCAGGTACATCACTTGACTCAGCACGTTTCCGTCAAGCTTTGGCAGAAAAACTTGATATTGATGCACGTTCAGTCCATGCTTATATCATGGGTGAACACGGTGATTCAGAATTCGCTGTTTGGTCACACGCTAACGTGGCTGGTGTTAACCTTGAAGAATTCCTCAAAGACAGCCGCGGCGTTAAAGAAGAAGAATTGGTTGAACTTTTTGAATCAGTTCGTGATGCTGCTTACTCTATCATTGAGAAAAAAGGTGCAACTTTCTATGGTATTGCTGTAGCTCTTGCACGTATTACAAAAGCTATTCTTGATAATGAAAATGCTGTATTGCCACTTTCAACTTTCCAAGAAGGTCAATACGAAGGTGTTGAAGGACTTTACATTGGTCAACCAGCTATCGTTGGTGATAAAGGTATCGTACGTCCAGTAAATATCCCATTGAATGATGCTGAATTGCAAAAAATGCAAGCTTCAGCTAAACAACTTAAAGCTATCCTTGACGAAGCTTTTGCAAAAGAAGAGTTTGCATCAGCAGCTAAAAACTAA
- a CDS encoding 5-bromo-4-chloroindolyl phosphate hydrolysis family protein, with amino-acid sequence MHMTGMMMDGIPSFIRIILILLVALWLISLFRRKSNKKESTAKKPARKENIRRYQEAGLSESDIEIFRETLGDAKENIEKWEANTKKNDELEVVESVTGGLEASKLLFKHIVQNPTQLTKQNDFLYKDLPNMVKLTEKYLEMQKQSVKTQEVSRDMDETLLLIKTLSANFSKNYHEILMDDVNVIKHEVKFD; translated from the coding sequence ATGCATATGACAGGAATGATGATGGACGGGATCCCTAGTTTTATACGGATAATTCTAATTCTATTAGTGGCACTTTGGCTTATAAGCTTATTTAGAAGAAAATCTAATAAAAAAGAGAGCACGGCAAAAAAGCCCGCACGTAAAGAAAATATACGGCGTTATCAAGAAGCAGGGCTTTCTGAAAGTGATATCGAAATTTTTCGTGAAACTTTAGGAGATGCTAAAGAAAATATCGAAAAATGGGAAGCAAATACTAAGAAAAACGATGAGCTAGAGGTTGTCGAATCTGTAACAGGTGGACTAGAAGCAAGTAAACTTCTCTTCAAGCACATTGTGCAAAACCCAACCCAGTTGACAAAACAAAATGATTTCCTCTATAAGGATTTACCAAATATGGTAAAATTAACAGAGAAATACCTAGAGATGCAGAAGCAATCTGTTAAGACACAGGAAGTAAGTCGAGATATGGATGAAACACTACTTCTGATTAAAACACTATCTGCTAATTTTTCGAAGAACTATCATGAAATTTTGATGGATGATGTGAATGTTATTAAACATGAGGTAAAATTTGATTAA
- a CDS encoding helix-turn-helix domain-containing protein translates to MTKEIHYGRVFQQIRKRRKVSLRDLEDIVPRRTLSRYESGETDFPLAKLENLLERLNLNLIDFYHVLYEDKIYARYGKVFKKLRKQSGFTDKDFTHLSISKAQMELFESGKIMFEFDKLYAILMEMNVSLEDYCFILNKGSEDSTESFLRRVDLAYFRGDNATLKDLGEMAKADKRYFYLTIKVILGEITEEEIKDLEGYFMSVDLWTRHELFMFQYVSPVLNSSNLKMICTDILCLKVLFEDEFIYQRRLVLAGLEISLSRINKSMKVAAKFFLDFAGEFLQDSDELTGGAYRFVENIYLYTVTGEVQYQRRAKKMCDTALLYDGMMKGWYSKNYKKFYNKISHI, encoded by the coding sequence ATGACTAAGGAAATACACTACGGAAGGGTTTTTCAACAAATAAGAAAGAGAAGAAAAGTGTCCTTAAGGGATTTAGAGGATATTGTGCCTCGTCGAACTTTATCACGCTATGAAAGTGGGGAGACGGATTTTCCACTGGCTAAACTCGAAAATTTGTTGGAAAGATTAAACTTGAATCTCATAGATTTTTATCATGTTTTATATGAAGATAAGATATATGCAAGATACGGAAAAGTTTTTAAAAAATTAAGAAAACAAAGTGGTTTTACTGATAAAGATTTTACACATCTTTCTATTTCTAAAGCACAAATGGAACTTTTTGAGTCAGGCAAAATTATGTTTGAATTTGATAAATTATATGCCATACTTATGGAGATGAATGTAAGCTTGGAGGACTATTGCTTTATTCTTAATAAAGGCAGTGAAGATTCTACAGAAAGTTTTCTGAGACGTGTGGACCTTGCTTATTTTAGAGGTGATAATGCAACTCTAAAAGATTTGGGTGAAATGGCTAAAGCAGATAAGAGATATTTCTATTTAACAATTAAAGTAATATTAGGAGAAATAACTGAGGAAGAAATTAAGGATCTTGAAGGCTACTTTATGTCCGTAGATTTGTGGACGCGTCATGAGCTTTTTATGTTTCAATATGTATCACCTGTGCTTAATTCGAGTAATTTAAAAATGATTTGTACAGATATATTATGTTTGAAAGTGCTTTTTGAAGATGAATTTATCTACCAGCGCCGTTTGGTTTTAGCAGGGTTGGAAATATCCCTTTCGAGAATAAATAAAAGTATGAAGGTAGCTGCAAAATTTTTCTTAGATTTTGCTGGAGAATTTCTACAAGATTCAGATGAACTTACTGGGGGAGCTTATCGCTTTGTAGAAAACATCTATCTGTATACTGTGACGGGTGAAGTGCAGTATCAGAGGAGAGCCAAAAAAATGTGTGATACAGCCTTGTTGTACGATGGTATGATGAAGGGGTGGTATTCGAAGAATTATAAAAAATTTTATAACAAGATAAGCCATATTTAG